In Massilia sp. METH4, the genomic window GGGGCGCGCGCTGGCCGGAATTGCAACATGGCAGGCAGGCACGGGTTGCCATTTTGGACCGTGTGCGACACTTTGTTCTAAAATAACGGGCTACACTCCAGCACTGAGCCGAATTTACGTACCATGGTCAATAAAACAATTGGCGCCGAAAACGCCCCGCCGGCCTCCTTCGAGGAGGCAATGGCCGAGCTGGCGCAGCTCGTCACGCAGATGGAATCCGGCCAGCTGCCGCTGGAGGCATCGGTTGCCGCCTACGCACGCGGGTCGGAACTGGTGAAATACTGCGCCAGCCAGCTGGACAAGGTGGAATCCCAGGTGAAAATCCTGGAAGGCGACATGCTGAAGCCCTTCGCCGACGGCGACGAGGGCGGGCAATGAGCGTGACGTTCCAGGATTGGATGCGCGGCATCCAGGCGGGCATGGAAGAGGATATGTCCGCCTATCTGCCGGTTGAAACGGCCGTTCCCACCAAGCTGCACGCCGCCATGCGCTACGCCGTGCTGGGCGGCGGCAAGCGCGTGCGCCCGCTGCTCGTGTACGCGGCCGGCGCCCTGTTCGGCGGCGATCCCGCCGTGCTGTCGCGCGCCGCGGCCGCCGTGGAAATGATCCATGCCTACTCGCTCGTGCACGACGACATGCCGTGCATGGACGACGACGACCTGCGCCGCGGCAAGCCCACGGTGCACGTGGCCTACGACGAAGCGACGGCGCTGCTGGTCGGCGACGCGCTGCAATCGCAGGCCTTCACGGTGCTGGCCGGCGCGGAGGGCGTTCCCGCTTCCCGCGTGCTGGCGATGGTGCGCCTGCTGGCCGACGCGGCCGGTTCCGCCGGCATGTGCGGCGGCCAGGCGATCGACCTGGACAGCGTGGGCCTGGCGCTCACGCTGGAACAACTCGAGCGCATGCATCAATTGAAAACGGGCGCGCTGCTGCGCGCCTCCGTGGTGCTGGGCGCGCTGGCGGGCAAGGACCTGTCCGACACGGAACTGGCGGCGCTGCATGCCTACAGCCGCGCGATCGGCCTGGCCTTCCAGGTCGTGGACGACGTGCTCGACGCCACCGCCGATTCGGCCACGCTCGGCAAGACGGCCGGCAAGGATGCCGCCGACAACAAACCCACCTATGTCTCGATCCTGGGCCTCGACGAATCGGTCGCCCTGGCCGAACAATTGCGGCGCGACGCCCACGCGGCCCTGGCCGGCTTCGGCGACGGCGCACTGCGCTTACGCGAACTCGCGGACCTGATCGTGCAGCGGAAGGCTTAAATGAACCTGCTTCAAACCATCAACAACCCGGCCGACCTGCGCAAGCTGCCGCGCCACCAGCTGGTACCCCTGGCCGACGAACTGCGCAGCTTCCTGCTCGATTCCGTGTCGAAGACGGGCGGCCACTTGTCGTCGAACCTCGGCACCGTCGAACTGACCGTCGCTCTGCACTATGTGTTCAACACCCCGCACGACCGCATCGTGTGGGACGTGGGCCACCAGACGTACTCGCACAAGATCCTCACGGGTCGCCGCGACCAGTTCCACACGCTGCGCCAGCTGGACGGCATTTCCGGCTTCCCGCGCCGCGTGGAAAGCGAATACGACACGTTCGGCACCGCGCACTCGTCCACGTCGATCTCCGCCGCCCTCGGCATGGCGCTGGCCGCCAAGATCAAGGGCGAACAGCGCCACGCGATCGCCGTGATCGGCGACGGCTCGATGACGGCCGGCATGGCGTTCGAGGCGCTGAACAACGCCGGCGTGGAGGAAGACTGCAACCTGCTGGTGATCCTGAACGACAACGACATGTCGATCTCGCCGCCGGTGGGCGCGCTGAACCGCTACCTGGCGCGGCTGATGTCCGGCCAGTTCTACGCGGCGGCCAAGAACGTGGGCAAGTCCATGCTGCCGGCACCGGTGCTGGAACTGGCGAAGAAGCTGGAAGAGCATGCCAAGGGCATGGTGGTGCCCGCCACGATGTTCGAGGAATTCGGCTTCAACTACATCGGCCCGATCGACGGCCACGACCTCGATTCGCTGATCCCCACGTTGCAGAACATCCGCAACCTGAAGGGCCCGCAATTCCTCCACGTGGTCACGAAGAAGGGCCAGGGCTACAAGCTGGCCGAGGCCGAACCGATCCTGTACCACGGCACCGGCAAGTTCAATCCCGCCGAAGGCATCAAGCCGGCCACGGCCCCGGCCAAGATGACGTACACCGAAGTGTTCGGCAACTGGCTGTGCGACATGGCCGCGAAGGACGAGCGCCTGGTCGGCATCACGCCGGCGATGCGCGAAGGGTCCGGCATGGTGCGCTTCCACGCCGAATACCCGCAGCGCTATTTCGACGTGGGGATCGCCGAGCAGCACTCCGTCACGTTCGGCGCCGGCCTGGCCTGCGAAGGCATGAAGCCGGTGGTGGCGATCTATTCCACGTTCCTGCAGCGCGCCTACGACCAGCTGATCCACGACGTGGCCCTGCAAAACCTGGACGTGACGTTCGCGCTGGACCGCGCCGGGCTGGTGGGTGCCGACGGCGCCACCCACGCCGGCAACTACGACCTGGCCTACCTGCGCTGCATTCCGAACATGGTGGTGATGGCGGCATCGGACGAGAATGAATGCCGGCAGATGCTCACCACGGCCTATCACTATCCCGGCCCGGCCGCCGTGCGCTACCCGCGCGGTGCCGGCATCGGCGCGGCCGTGTCGCCGGAACTGGCGACGATCGACCTGGGCAAGGGCGAGCTGCGCCGCCAGGGCGAGCGCGTGGCGATCCTGGCCTTCGGCGCCATGGTGGCGCCGTCGATCAAGGCGGGCGACCAGATCAATGCCACGGTGGCGAACATGCGCTTCGTGAAGCCGCTGGACGTGGACCTGGTGAAGGAACTGGCCGCCTCGCACGACTACCTGGTGACGGTGGAAGAGGGCTGCGTGATGGGCGGCGCCGGTGCTGCCGTGGCCGAGGCGCTGGCCGAACACGGCATCGTCAAGCCGATCCTGATGCTGGGCCTGCCCGACAAGTTCATCGACCACGGCGATCCGGCCAAGCTGCTGGCCAGCGTGGGCCTGGATGCCGACGGCATCGCCCGCTCGATCAAGACGCGCTTCCTGGGCGGCGAGCCGCGCCTGGTGGTCAACAACGGCTGAAGCGCAAGCACGCCCGGCGCCGCTGGCGTCGTTGCACTTCCATTACAGGGACAGTCCCCGTTGTAAAAATTCGGGGACTGTCCCTGTTGTTTTTTCCGCCGCTTACTCCGGCAGTGCCGGCACGGCCCGCGCCATCGCCTCATACCCCGCGTCTCCCGGATGCAGGTGGTCTCCCGAATCGTATTCCACGCGCATCCGCTCCGTATCGCGAGGGTCGCTCAGCACGGCGTCGAAATCGGCCACCGCATCGAATTCCCCGCTCTCCCTGATCCACGCATTGACCTCCCGGCGCACCGCTTCCTTGGCCGGCGTCCAGTAACCGGCGAACGGCGTACCCGGCAGCGCGCCCTTGAAAGGCGGCAGCGTACCGCCGATCACGCGCACGCCCCGGGCGCGCGCCAGGGTGATCAGTTCGCGGTAACCATTGATCAGCCGCTGCGCCGTCATCGGCGGGTCGTTTGGCGCAAACGCCGTTTCCGGCCAGCCGATGTCGTTCGTGCCCAGCAGCACGACGACGCTCGTTACACCCGGCTGGGCCAGCACATCGCGCTCGAAGCGCTCGATTGCCTTCACGCCCATCTTCGACGACAACAGCCGGGCACCGGAAATGCCCGCGTTGGCCACGGCGATCCCCCGTGGGGCGAACCGTTCGCCCAGCCGGTCCGGCCAGCGGCGGTGGCGGTCCGGCGTGGAGCCGTTGCCGTCCGTGATCGAGTCGCCCAGCGTGACGATCGTCCCGTTCCCGCCGTCCACGTGGACCGCCGCAAGAAAGGCGCGGCCTTGCAACGATTGCGCGTCCGGCAGGGCGGCAGCCGACATGGCAGCGCCGGCGGCGATGTAGCCGGTCTGCTGCGCGCCCCAGTGGAAGGTCGCCAGCGGCTCCGCGCCGGGAAACCAGCTCGACACTGACAACCGCTCCAGCGGCGCGACAGGGAATGCGAGCGGATCGCTGACCGCTTCGCCGCCGGCGGGAATCGTGACCGCGGCCTTGCCGGCGAAGGTCAGCGGCCGGCTGCTGGCCGGAGCGATGGCCGAAGTCGCACCGGGCGCGCCGGCGGTGCGGGCGATGTGGACGGCACCGACGGCCAGCGGCGCGGCGCCGTAACGGTTCGACAGCACGACGCGCACGCGGCGGCCGCCGGTCGACAGTCGCACGACCTCCCGCACGGTGCTGCCGGTGACCTCGGACGGTACGTTGGTCGGCAGCGCGAAGCCGGGCGACCACGCCGGCTGAGGCGCGGCATACCAGCTGGCTTGCCAGGCGGCGTGGACGGGAAGGGCGGAAGCGGCGGCAAGCACGGCCGCGGCGAGGGTTTTGGTCAGCATGATGGCTCCTGTGCAGTGATGTGCCGCCATCATTGGTCATGCCGGAATCATGCGGTAGCGGGTAAATTCGCCTATAGTTCATTCCAAACAGGAATGACGTCGACCATGGATACGATCAGATCGCTGCAATACTTCGTGCGCGCCGTGGAGCTGGGCAGCCTGTCGGCCGTCGCCCGCGAGGAGGGCACCACGCAACCGACGGTCAGCAAGGTCATCGCCGCGCTCGAGCGCGAAGTCGGCGCCCGGCTGCTGGAGCGCACCACCACCAGCCTGGCGCCCACCGTGGAGGGACGCCGCTTTCATGAGCGGGCGCGCGGGCTCCTCGCAGAATTCGACGCGGCGGTCTCAGAGGCGCGCGGCGGCGGCGCTGCCTTGCGTGGCCTGCTGCGCGTGAGCGCACCGGTCGCGCTTGGCCAATTCCGGCTGAACGCGCTCGTGCTCGAGTTTCTGGCCCTGCACCCCGGCATCGAGCTGGAACTGATCCTCAACGACCGGATGGTCGACCTGGTGGAGGAGGGCGTGG contains:
- a CDS encoding exodeoxyribonuclease VII small subunit, producing the protein MVNKTIGAENAPPASFEEAMAELAQLVTQMESGQLPLEASVAAYARGSELVKYCASQLDKVESQVKILEGDMLKPFADGDEGGQ
- a CDS encoding farnesyl diphosphate synthase encodes the protein MSVTFQDWMRGIQAGMEEDMSAYLPVETAVPTKLHAAMRYAVLGGGKRVRPLLVYAAGALFGGDPAVLSRAAAAVEMIHAYSLVHDDMPCMDDDDLRRGKPTVHVAYDEATALLVGDALQSQAFTVLAGAEGVPASRVLAMVRLLADAAGSAGMCGGQAIDLDSVGLALTLEQLERMHQLKTGALLRASVVLGALAGKDLSDTELAALHAYSRAIGLAFQVVDDVLDATADSATLGKTAGKDAADNKPTYVSILGLDESVALAEQLRRDAHAALAGFGDGALRLRELADLIVQRKA
- the dxs gene encoding 1-deoxy-D-xylulose-5-phosphate synthase, whose product is MNLLQTINNPADLRKLPRHQLVPLADELRSFLLDSVSKTGGHLSSNLGTVELTVALHYVFNTPHDRIVWDVGHQTYSHKILTGRRDQFHTLRQLDGISGFPRRVESEYDTFGTAHSSTSISAALGMALAAKIKGEQRHAIAVIGDGSMTAGMAFEALNNAGVEEDCNLLVILNDNDMSISPPVGALNRYLARLMSGQFYAAAKNVGKSMLPAPVLELAKKLEEHAKGMVVPATMFEEFGFNYIGPIDGHDLDSLIPTLQNIRNLKGPQFLHVVTKKGQGYKLAEAEPILYHGTGKFNPAEGIKPATAPAKMTYTEVFGNWLCDMAAKDERLVGITPAMREGSGMVRFHAEYPQRYFDVGIAEQHSVTFGAGLACEGMKPVVAIYSTFLQRAYDQLIHDVALQNLDVTFALDRAGLVGADGATHAGNYDLAYLRCIPNMVVMAASDENECRQMLTTAYHYPGPAAVRYPRGAGIGAAVSPELATIDLGKGELRRQGERVAILAFGAMVAPSIKAGDQINATVANMRFVKPLDVDLVKELAASHDYLVTVEEGCVMGGAGAAVAEALAEHGIVKPILMLGLPDKFIDHGDPAKLLASVGLDADGIARSIKTRFLGGEPRLVVNNG
- a CDS encoding SGNH/GDSL hydrolase family protein — translated: MLTKTLAAAVLAAASALPVHAAWQASWYAAPQPAWSPGFALPTNVPSEVTGSTVREVVRLSTGGRRVRVVLSNRYGAAPLAVGAVHIARTAGAPGATSAIAPASSRPLTFAGKAAVTIPAGGEAVSDPLAFPVAPLERLSVSSWFPGAEPLATFHWGAQQTGYIAAGAAMSAAALPDAQSLQGRAFLAAVHVDGGNGTIVTLGDSITDGNGSTPDRHRRWPDRLGERFAPRGIAVANAGISGARLLSSKMGVKAIERFERDVLAQPGVTSVVVLLGTNDIGWPETAFAPNDPPMTAQRLINGYRELITLARARGVRVIGGTLPPFKGALPGTPFAGYWTPAKEAVRREVNAWIRESGEFDAVADFDAVLSDPRDTERMRVEYDSGDHLHPGDAGYEAMARAVPALPE